In Tessaracoccus flavus, the following are encoded in one genomic region:
- a CDS encoding AGE family epimerase/isomerase: protein MELFGQDDNPFEDCTHLRWLESHRDDLLDFYQPEVCLDSGGYAYLDAEGHALPEQGAQLWLGARMLHCFSIAHALGRPGAADVVRHGLSFYSDGEGRDHVHGGWFATVGGAAPSDRKELYGQAHLLLGASSAVIAGFPEARKLVDEALRVIDEHYWREAEGRCVEAFDRTFTELDPYRGQNANMHLTEALLTAYEATGDEMLLNRAARIARHIAGRAADPTRGAWRLPEHFDGQWRDLLDYNRDEPRHPFRPYGSQPGHWLEWTKLLLQLRGKGIDEPWLVPAARNLFVGALRDAWAPEGGFAYTVDWDGNVVVAEKFFWEVAEGIGAARYLYDLDPMPTYADAYRGFWRYVALHIVDHERGSWFPELDDENRPVQHTWAGKPDLYHAFQATLYAAVPADEGLAAWAARPR, encoded by the coding sequence ATGGAGCTTTTCGGTCAAGACGACAATCCCTTCGAGGACTGCACGCACCTGCGCTGGCTGGAATCGCACCGCGACGACCTGCTCGACTTCTACCAACCGGAGGTGTGTCTCGACAGCGGCGGCTACGCCTACCTCGACGCCGAGGGGCACGCACTCCCTGAGCAGGGGGCGCAACTCTGGCTGGGCGCTCGCATGCTGCACTGTTTCTCCATCGCCCACGCGCTGGGACGTCCCGGCGCGGCCGACGTCGTCCGTCATGGCCTGTCCTTCTACTCCGACGGCGAGGGCCGCGACCACGTCCACGGCGGCTGGTTCGCCACCGTCGGCGGCGCCGCCCCGTCGGACCGGAAGGAGCTCTACGGGCAGGCGCACCTGTTGCTGGGCGCCTCCTCGGCCGTGATCGCCGGGTTCCCCGAGGCCCGGAAGCTCGTCGACGAGGCGTTGCGGGTCATCGATGAGCACTACTGGCGCGAAGCGGAGGGAAGGTGCGTCGAGGCCTTCGACCGCACGTTCACCGAGCTCGACCCCTACCGCGGTCAAAACGCCAACATGCACCTGACCGAGGCTCTGCTGACGGCCTACGAGGCGACTGGCGACGAGATGCTCCTGAACCGGGCGGCGCGCATCGCACGCCACATCGCGGGGCGTGCCGCCGACCCGACCCGCGGTGCCTGGAGGCTCCCCGAGCATTTCGACGGTCAGTGGCGCGATCTCCTCGACTACAACCGCGACGAGCCGCGCCACCCCTTCCGCCCCTATGGCTCGCAGCCGGGGCACTGGCTCGAATGGACGAAGCTGCTGCTACAACTGCGCGGCAAGGGGATCGACGAACCGTGGCTGGTGCCCGCGGCGCGGAACCTGTTCGTCGGCGCCCTGCGCGACGCGTGGGCACCCGAGGGCGGTTTCGCCTACACCGTCGACTGGGACGGCAACGTGGTCGTGGCGGAGAAGTTCTTCTGGGAGGTCGCCGAGGGCATCGGAGCCGCGCGGTACCTCTACGACCTGGACCCGATGCCGACGTATGCCGACGCCTACCGCGGGTTCTGGCGCTACGTCGCCCTGCACATCGTCGACCACGAGCGGGGATCGTGGTTCCCCGAACTCGACGACGAGAATCGCCCCGTCCAGCACACCTGGGCCGGCAAGCCGGACCTCTACCACGCCTTCCAGGCGACGCTCTACGCCGCCGTCCCGGCCGACGAGGGCCTCGCCGCCTGGGCGGCGCGACCCCGCTGA
- a CDS encoding SDR family NAD(P)-dependent oxidoreductase — protein MASALITGGTSGIGHAFAREFASRGTDLILVARDEARLNAVAEELRQLHGVEVEVLPADLAVRDDVARVAARLEDQSRPVDWLVNNAGFGLHSTVLDPDDIDIHARALDVMCLAVLILGGAAARAMKERGHGRIVTVASSSSAIYTGNYSAIKAWARSYSNGLALELTGTGVTATALLPGWVRTEFHDRAGINASKIPDFIWIDPDKLVRECLDDAEKGKIESVPDWKWKLALKVGDHGPRTLTRWFTRVLTASRKRH, from the coding sequence ATGGCATCAGCACTCATCACGGGCGGTACCTCCGGCATCGGACACGCGTTCGCGCGCGAATTCGCCAGCAGGGGCACTGACCTGATCCTCGTCGCCCGTGACGAGGCCCGGCTGAACGCCGTCGCGGAAGAACTGCGGCAGTTGCACGGGGTCGAGGTGGAGGTGCTCCCAGCAGACCTCGCTGTACGCGACGACGTCGCACGCGTCGCCGCGCGGCTCGAGGACCAGAGCCGCCCCGTCGACTGGCTCGTCAACAACGCGGGCTTCGGCCTCCACTCGACCGTGCTCGACCCCGACGACATCGACATCCACGCCCGCGCGCTCGACGTCATGTGCCTAGCCGTGCTCATCCTCGGCGGTGCCGCGGCCCGGGCCATGAAGGAGCGCGGCCACGGCCGCATCGTGACCGTCGCGTCGTCGTCGTCGGCGATCTACACCGGCAACTACTCGGCGATCAAGGCCTGGGCGCGTTCGTACTCCAACGGCCTGGCGCTCGAACTCACCGGCACCGGCGTCACCGCGACCGCGCTGCTCCCCGGCTGGGTGCGCACCGAGTTCCACGACCGTGCGGGCATCAACGCCTCCAAGATTCCCGACTTCATCTGGATCGACCCCGACAAGCTCGTGCGAGAGTGTCTCGACGACGCCGAGAAGGGCAAGATCGAGTCGGTGCCGGACTGGAAGTGGAAGCTCGCCCTCAAGGTCGGCGACCACGGGCCGAGGACACTGACGCGCTGGTTCACCCGGGTCCTCACCGCGTCGAGGAAGAGGCACTGA
- a CDS encoding IS110 family transposase translates to MYKTSHTRRHRNPPSGSVVVGIDTHLDIHHAALVDAATGAPVADQQFPATPAGYLELLDWAADHGRVSRAGVEQTGTYGAGLTAVLHAAGIEVIEINHTERGDRARHGKTDELDAYRAATAAAAGTQKGLAKHYHPAIAALRPLMVLRAHHRSSRQRAWGRVGGMLVTCPDDLADQVRGLNSAQKRARIAAWRPDLTRLHDPVNSYKLALRDLARACLDHDRAIVEIDAQLLRILTPIAPTLLAQHHVGPVTTAQLLITAGHPGRITSGDAFAKLVGVAPLPVQSGKSSRWRLSRSGDRQANSVIHRVVIGRLGTDPRSKTYIQRRVSEGKTRSEAIRALKRHVTRDLWTALQTDLNNLPHTT, encoded by the coding sequence ATGTACAAGACATCACACACGCGCCGTCACCGCAACCCCCCATCAGGATCGGTGGTGGTGGGTATCGATACCCATCTGGACATCCATCACGCGGCGTTGGTGGACGCGGCGACCGGTGCTCCGGTGGCTGACCAGCAGTTCCCGGCCACCCCGGCCGGCTATCTTGAGTTACTGGACTGGGCCGCCGATCATGGCAGGGTCTCGCGGGCCGGGGTGGAACAGACCGGCACCTATGGTGCCGGGTTGACCGCCGTGTTGCATGCTGCCGGGATCGAGGTGATCGAGATCAACCACACCGAACGAGGTGACCGGGCCCGGCACGGGAAGACCGATGAGCTCGACGCGTACCGGGCGGCGACCGCGGCGGCGGCCGGCACCCAGAAGGGCCTAGCCAAGCACTATCATCCCGCGATCGCCGCGCTACGACCGTTGATGGTGCTGCGGGCCCATCACCGGAGCTCCAGGCAGCGGGCCTGGGGCCGTGTAGGCGGGATGCTGGTGACCTGTCCCGACGACCTCGCTGACCAGGTGCGGGGGTTGAACTCGGCCCAGAAACGGGCCCGGATCGCCGCGTGGCGTCCCGACCTGACTCGTCTCCACGACCCTGTCAACAGTTACAAACTCGCCCTCAGGGACCTCGCCCGTGCCTGCCTCGACCATGATCGGGCCATCGTCGAGATCGATGCGCAACTGCTCAGGATCCTCACCCCGATCGCGCCGACCCTGCTGGCCCAGCATCATGTCGGGCCAGTGACCACTGCCCAGTTGTTGATCACCGCCGGTCACCCCGGCCGGATCACCTCCGGTGACGCGTTCGCCAAACTTGTCGGCGTGGCACCACTGCCCGTTCAATCCGGAAAGTCCAGCCGGTGGAGATTGTCGCGCTCGGGCGACCGGCAAGCCAACAGCGTCATCCACCGCGTCGTCATCGGACGCCTCGGAACCGACCCGCGATCCAAGACCTACATCCAACGCCGAGTATCCGAAGGAAAGACCCGCTCCGAAGCCATCCGAGCACTCAAACGACACGTCACCCGAGACCTCTGGACCGCCCTCCAAACAGACCTCAACAACCTCCCCCACACCACTTGA
- a CDS encoding leucine-rich repeat domain-containing protein, whose product MKVFRAMAALILGAALAPLVPALDARAEVDVYSTAGHHEVNGRQWYTECEPYSQTTRCRTSIFASYVVYRDGQYVTQRDWLFNNLTYLPSPRTMWTTNPLGNNGEWTAKDGRKWRTECDTAATGRNGCRSYTEAKVVEQYNLSANVVGYRTVTKWLFNNIVRFGPITYPALQGGDALIGDPGLFECLADAAGVAHNHTAIPQSRLQNVVELDCYNRGIESLDDLGFAQLPNLEVADFSSNWLTTLDGLPYLPSLLLLDASDNELTEVGDLSSLSSLVVLAVADNHLTSVEGLSSERLQLAALDVRGNDITTVAPLADAWSLEELYVEDNPITDLDALAALIDAGLWLDVLHGE is encoded by the coding sequence GTGAAGGTCTTCCGGGCAATGGCTGCCCTCATCCTCGGCGCCGCGCTTGCGCCGCTCGTCCCCGCCCTCGACGCCCGCGCGGAGGTCGACGTCTACAGCACCGCCGGGCACCACGAAGTCAACGGCCGGCAGTGGTACACCGAGTGCGAGCCGTACTCGCAGACCACGCGCTGCCGCACCAGCATCTTCGCCTCCTACGTCGTCTACCGCGACGGACAGTACGTGACGCAGCGGGACTGGCTGTTCAATAACCTCACCTACCTGCCGTCCCCGCGGACCATGTGGACCACGAACCCCCTGGGCAACAATGGCGAGTGGACCGCCAAGGACGGCCGCAAGTGGAGGACCGAGTGCGATACGGCGGCGACCGGCCGCAACGGCTGCCGCTCCTACACCGAGGCGAAGGTGGTGGAGCAGTACAACCTGTCCGCGAACGTCGTCGGGTACCGCACTGTGACGAAGTGGCTGTTCAACAACATCGTGCGCTTCGGCCCGATCACCTACCCCGCGCTGCAGGGCGGTGACGCGCTGATCGGCGATCCCGGGCTGTTCGAGTGTCTGGCCGATGCCGCCGGGGTCGCGCACAACCACACTGCGATCCCGCAGAGCAGATTGCAAAACGTGGTCGAGCTGGACTGCTACAACCGCGGCATCGAGTCGCTCGACGACCTCGGGTTCGCGCAGCTGCCCAACCTCGAGGTGGCCGACTTCAGCTCCAACTGGCTGACCACCCTCGACGGGCTGCCCTACCTGCCCAGCCTGCTGTTGCTCGATGCGTCGGACAACGAGCTCACGGAAGTCGGCGATCTCTCCTCCCTCAGCTCGCTCGTGGTGCTGGCTGTCGCGGACAACCACCTCACGTCCGTCGAGGGCCTGAGCTCGGAGCGGCTCCAGTTGGCGGCGCTCGACGTCCGCGGCAACGACATCACGACGGTGGCGCCGCTGGCCGACGCCTGGTCGCTCGAGGAGCTGTACGTCGAGGACAACCCGATCACCGACCTGGACGCGCTCGCCGCGCTGATCGACGCCGGCCTCTGGCTGGACGTGCTCCACGGCGAGTAG
- the pta gene encoding phosphate acetyltransferase: MTKSVYIASSERQVSKSSIALGVIELFARQVRSVGVFRPLVHSVESDAVTEALISQKGVRQSLADSVGVTYKEYADDPAAAIDTIVAKYAEIEAKCDAVVILGSDYDDIESAQELGHNAVIAANLNSPILFVTRAADRNVEQVKRLTESAIEAYEERHNSIAAIVATHVFEERHQGLAEALREVRDVPVSLIPEDAVLGAPSVGAQFDAVGATQWLGQTDFRSLESLHTIVGAMTLPNLLARLKRESTVIVPADRLDLVAGLIMAHRSAHYGPLAAVVLTGGFEIPETIKTLFADAEIDLPVAITQGDTFTTAVALQGVQGTSTSSPRKIDVSRALFSANVDEAALLAAIDLPRTEIRTPTMFEHQIMQQARANKQRIVLPEATDDRILQAAEVVLNRNVADLILLGDSGKISRRASELGLNLSAATVVNPDDPELARQFSEEYAQLRAHKGVTTEQALERMKDLSYFGTMMVHLGKADGMVSGAINTTANTIRPSLEFIKTVPGLSVVSGSFLMCMSDRVLVYADCAVNPDPTAEQLADIAISSAKTAESFGIEPRIAMLSYSTGDSGSGADVDKVRAATELVRERAPELKVEGPIQFDAAVDKVVASKKMPNSEVAGQATVFIFPDLNTGNNTYKAVQRTSGAVAIGPVLQGLRKPVNDLSRGALVDDIVSTITITAIQAQAI, encoded by the coding sequence GTGACCAAGAGTGTTTATATTGCCTCGTCGGAGCGGCAGGTCAGCAAGTCCTCCATCGCGCTCGGCGTGATCGAACTATTTGCCCGTCAGGTTCGTTCCGTCGGCGTATTCCGACCCCTTGTGCATTCGGTCGAGAGCGACGCGGTGACCGAAGCCCTCATCTCCCAGAAGGGTGTCCGACAGAGTCTCGCCGACTCAGTGGGGGTCACCTACAAGGAGTATGCGGACGATCCCGCAGCCGCTATCGACACGATCGTCGCCAAGTACGCCGAGATCGAAGCCAAGTGCGACGCCGTCGTCATTCTGGGCTCCGACTACGACGACATCGAGAGCGCCCAGGAGCTTGGCCACAACGCGGTGATCGCCGCGAACCTCAACTCCCCCATCCTCTTCGTCACGCGCGCCGCCGACCGGAACGTCGAGCAGGTCAAACGGCTCACCGAGTCAGCCATCGAGGCGTACGAGGAGCGGCACAACTCCATCGCGGCGATCGTCGCCACGCACGTCTTCGAGGAGCGACACCAGGGACTCGCCGAGGCACTGCGCGAAGTGCGCGACGTACCCGTGTCGCTCATCCCCGAGGACGCCGTGCTGGGCGCTCCCTCCGTCGGGGCGCAGTTCGACGCCGTCGGCGCCACGCAGTGGCTGGGCCAGACCGACTTCCGCAGCCTCGAGTCGCTCCACACCATCGTCGGTGCAATGACCCTGCCGAACCTGTTGGCCCGGCTGAAGCGCGAATCAACGGTCATCGTTCCCGCCGATCGTCTCGACCTCGTCGCGGGGCTCATCATGGCGCACCGCTCCGCGCACTACGGGCCGCTGGCCGCCGTCGTCCTCACCGGCGGCTTCGAGATCCCCGAGACCATAAAGACGCTGTTCGCCGACGCGGAGATCGACCTGCCGGTGGCGATCACCCAGGGCGACACGTTCACCACCGCGGTGGCCCTCCAGGGGGTCCAGGGCACCTCGACGAGTTCGCCCCGCAAGATCGACGTGTCCCGCGCGTTGTTCTCCGCCAACGTCGACGAGGCGGCCCTGCTCGCCGCCATCGATCTCCCCCGCACCGAGATCCGCACGCCGACGATGTTCGAGCACCAGATCATGCAGCAGGCGCGCGCCAACAAGCAGCGCATCGTCCTGCCGGAGGCCACCGACGACCGCATCCTGCAGGCCGCCGAGGTGGTGCTCAACCGCAACGTCGCCGACCTCATCCTGCTCGGCGACTCGGGCAAGATCAGCCGTCGCGCCTCGGAGCTCGGCCTCAACCTCTCGGCCGCCACCGTGGTCAACCCCGACGATCCGGAGCTGGCCCGCCAGTTCTCCGAGGAGTACGCCCAGCTCCGCGCCCACAAGGGCGTCACGACCGAACAGGCCCTCGAGCGGATGAAGGACCTGTCCTACTTCGGCACGATGATGGTGCACCTCGGGAAGGCCGACGGCATGGTGTCGGGCGCGATCAACACCACCGCCAACACGATCCGGCCTTCGCTCGAGTTCATCAAGACCGTCCCGGGCCTGTCGGTGGTCAGCGGCTCGTTCCTCATGTGCATGAGCGACCGCGTGCTGGTCTACGCCGACTGCGCCGTCAACCCTGATCCCACCGCCGAGCAGCTCGCCGACATCGCCATCTCATCGGCCAAGACCGCCGAGAGCTTCGGCATCGAGCCCCGCATCGCCATGCTGTCGTACTCGACGGGTGACTCGGGCTCCGGCGCCGATGTCGACAAGGTCCGGGCCGCCACCGAGCTCGTACGCGAGCGTGCCCCCGAGCTCAAGGTGGAGGGTCCCATCCAGTTCGACGCCGCCGTCGACAAGGTTGTGGCGAGCAAGAAGATGCCGAACTCCGAGGTCGCCGGCCAGGCGACGGTGTTCATCTTCCCCGACCTCAACACGGGCAACAACACCTACAAGGCCGTCCAGCGCACGTCCGGTGCGGTCGCGATCGGTCCCGTCCTCCAGGGGCTGCGCAAGCCGGTCAACGACCTGTCGCGCGGCGCCCTCGTCGACGACATCGTCTCCACCATCACCATCACCGCCATCCAGGCCCAAGCAATCTGA
- a CDS encoding FAD-binding oxidoreductase translates to MIEGVKQQKWWGWGEEGKGYRYEDKPKFPAFVKKMVGVDITAPAETIPPFSSLNVPASQLTDELRGTLAGILGDTYVQTDDETRVVHGFGKGLRDLMRVRAGQLERIPDVVLYPGSQREVEQVVDACVEADAVVIPFGGGSNIVAALEAEPGETRQVVSVNLGRMNKVLEIDENSGLAHIQAGVFGPDMEDQLRAKGWTMGHHPDSFVWSTLGGWIATRSSGMQSDKYGDIADICRGLTMVMPGQVLELRPLPSTSSGPSVREMVLGSEGRLGIITSAWVNVHRIPEVRELQAYFYPTYEDGLRACQQIVESDAHVMMARVSDAIETQYIMANGKKSKSKVSSLVSKGIQKLMVQKGWDLEQIAMSFVGFEGSASHVRYEKGIVGKIVRDNGGMGVGKGPGALYDQKKYDTPYIRDFMLDRGMLCDVSETTTPWAYAEQIHTNTVERFNKLMDELGVQGVVFCHLSHSYHSGACQYFTFAINDNSANAMRTYDLAKREIQQSFMDNHATVSHHHGVGEEHSPWMEQDISPAGVFIQRKLFEGVDPGNNLNPGKIIHDGKPGITSNSPDA, encoded by the coding sequence ATGATCGAAGGCGTCAAGCAGCAGAAGTGGTGGGGCTGGGGCGAAGAAGGCAAGGGCTACCGCTACGAGGACAAGCCGAAGTTCCCCGCGTTCGTGAAGAAGATGGTCGGCGTCGACATCACGGCCCCCGCGGAGACCATCCCTCCCTTCTCGTCGCTCAACGTGCCCGCCTCCCAGCTCACCGACGAGCTTCGCGGCACCCTGGCCGGCATCCTCGGCGACACGTACGTGCAGACCGACGACGAGACCCGCGTGGTCCACGGCTTCGGCAAGGGCCTGCGTGACCTCATGCGGGTGCGCGCCGGGCAGCTCGAGCGCATCCCCGACGTCGTGCTCTACCCGGGCAGCCAGCGCGAGGTCGAGCAGGTCGTCGACGCCTGCGTCGAGGCTGACGCCGTCGTCATCCCGTTCGGTGGCGGCTCGAACATCGTCGCCGCGCTCGAGGCCGAGCCGGGAGAGACGCGCCAGGTGGTCTCGGTCAACCTCGGCCGGATGAACAAGGTGCTGGAGATCGACGAGAACTCAGGGCTCGCCCACATCCAGGCGGGCGTGTTCGGCCCCGACATGGAGGACCAGCTCCGCGCCAAGGGCTGGACCATGGGGCATCACCCCGACTCGTTCGTCTGGTCGACGCTCGGCGGCTGGATCGCCACGCGCTCGTCGGGCATGCAGTCGGACAAGTACGGCGACATCGCCGACATCTGCCGCGGGCTCACCATGGTGATGCCGGGGCAGGTGCTGGAGCTGCGCCCCCTGCCGTCGACGTCGTCCGGCCCGAGCGTCCGCGAGATGGTGCTGGGTTCGGAGGGCCGGTTGGGCATCATCACGTCGGCCTGGGTCAACGTGCACCGCATCCCAGAGGTTCGCGAGCTGCAGGCGTACTTCTACCCGACCTACGAGGACGGGCTGCGGGCCTGCCAGCAGATCGTCGAGTCCGATGCGCACGTGATGATGGCGCGCGTCTCCGACGCGATCGAGACGCAATACATCATGGCCAACGGCAAGAAGTCGAAGTCGAAGGTCAGCTCGCTCGTCAGCAAGGGCATCCAGAAGCTGATGGTGCAGAAGGGCTGGGATCTCGAGCAGATCGCGATGAGCTTCGTCGGGTTTGAGGGATCCGCCAGCCACGTGCGCTACGAGAAGGGCATCGTCGGCAAGATCGTCCGCGACAACGGCGGCATGGGCGTCGGCAAGGGCCCGGGCGCGCTGTACGACCAGAAGAAGTACGACACCCCCTACATCCGCGACTTCATGCTCGACCGCGGCATGCTCTGCGATGTGTCGGAGACGACGACGCCGTGGGCCTACGCCGAGCAGATCCACACCAACACCGTGGAGCGCTTCAACAAGCTGATGGACGAACTGGGTGTCCAAGGCGTCGTCTTCTGCCACCTCAGCCACTCGTACCATTCGGGGGCCTGCCAGTACTTCACGTTCGCGATCAACGACAACTCCGCCAACGCAATGCGCACCTACGATCTGGCCAAGCGCGAGATCCAGCAGTCGTTCATGGACAACCACGCGACGGTGTCGCACCACCACGGCGTCGGCGAGGAGCACAGCCCCTGGATGGAGCAGGACATCTCTCCGGCGGGCGTATTCATCCAGCGCAAGCTGTTCGAAGGTGTCGACCCGGGCAACAACCTGAACCCGGGCAAGATCATCCACGACGGCAAGCCCGGGATCACCTCCAACTCACCGGACGCCTAG
- a CDS encoding acetate/propionate family kinase, with product MSQILLLNCGSSSIKYQLLDPAQGSPQAVGIVQRIGQPMSTIDHEAGDAEYHDEEPFADHTEAVARVVRMFDEHGPSLDTVVAVGHRTVHGGSTFVESTLIDDEVIAHLEELSELAPLHNPPALAGIRAAQKVLPDVPHVAIFDTAFFSTLPAEAYTYAIDRQVTERLGVRKYGFHGTSHSYVSKEAAKFLDRPIEDLKIIVCHLGNGASISAVDGGVAVETSMGLTPLQGLVMGTRSGDVDPGLHKYLVRKGMTIDDVDTLLNKQSGMAGLCGYTDMRDVATQIHAGNEEAKLALDVYVHRLISYIGSYIAVLGGVDALVFTAGIGENAAHVRGPAVRRLAGLGFELDEEANKVRSKQAREISTPESKVRVLVIPTNEELAMAQETLQVIGA from the coding sequence ATGTCCCAGATCCTCCTGCTCAACTGCGGATCGTCGTCCATCAAGTATCAGCTCCTCGACCCGGCGCAGGGCAGCCCCCAAGCCGTCGGCATCGTGCAGCGGATCGGGCAGCCGATGTCGACGATCGACCACGAGGCGGGCGACGCCGAGTACCACGACGAGGAGCCGTTCGCCGACCACACCGAGGCTGTGGCCCGCGTCGTGAGGATGTTCGACGAGCACGGCCCGAGCCTCGACACGGTGGTGGCCGTCGGGCACCGCACGGTGCATGGCGGATCGACCTTCGTCGAGTCCACGCTCATCGACGACGAGGTCATCGCGCACCTCGAGGAGCTCTCCGAACTCGCGCCGCTGCACAACCCGCCCGCCCTGGCCGGCATCCGCGCCGCCCAGAAGGTGCTGCCGGACGTGCCGCACGTCGCGATCTTCGATACTGCGTTCTTCTCCACCCTTCCGGCGGAGGCCTACACCTACGCGATCGACCGGCAGGTGACCGAGCGCCTGGGGGTTCGCAAGTACGGCTTCCACGGCACCAGCCACAGCTACGTCTCCAAGGAGGCCGCGAAGTTCCTCGACCGTCCGATCGAGGACCTGAAGATCATCGTCTGCCACCTCGGCAACGGTGCCTCCATCTCGGCGGTCGACGGCGGAGTGGCCGTCGAGACCTCCATGGGGCTGACCCCGCTGCAGGGCCTCGTCATGGGCACCCGCTCGGGCGACGTCGACCCTGGGCTGCACAAGTACCTCGTGCGCAAGGGCATGACGATCGACGACGTCGACACCCTCCTCAACAAGCAGTCGGGCATGGCCGGGCTGTGCGGCTACACGGACATGCGCGACGTGGCGACGCAGATTCACGCGGGCAACGAGGAGGCCAAGCTGGCCCTCGACGTCTACGTCCACCGGCTGATCAGCTACATCGGCTCGTACATCGCCGTCCTGGGCGGCGTCGACGCGCTCGTCTTCACCGCCGGCATCGGCGAGAACGCGGCCCACGTCCGCGGCCCCGCGGTGCGCAGGCTCGCCGGCCTCGGCTTCGAGCTCGACGAGGAGGCGAACAAGGTCCGCTCCAAGCAGGCACGTGAGATCTCGACGCCCGAATCCAAGGTGCGCGTCCTGGTCATCCCGACGAACGAGGAACTCGCGATGGCCCAGGAGACCCTCCAGGTCATCGGCGCCTGA
- a CDS encoding lysophospholipid acyltransferase family protein: protein MAKDVEPGGSRYTSDLQAATRRTAQLLLLKPALWKLLKIHVHSAANLDSLEAPFIVFSNHASHLDAPLILCSLPSRLGRFVATGAAGDFFYDKWWKSAPMSLFMNGFPIDRGKGGRGQRGLSAKLLDDGVPLLLFPEGTRSRDGAMGPYKPGVASLCISRGVPALPVALVGAFEAWPSKQKHLPKGRPEVHVVFGRPMTPFPGEIAHEFNERMRRQVIELHDTTARAYGMKTLAEYAHTQALERAQKSEIAALVDDAKQRADKQEER from the coding sequence GTGGCCAAAGACGTCGAGCCGGGAGGTTCGCGCTACACGTCGGACCTGCAGGCGGCCACTCGGCGCACGGCCCAACTCCTCCTGCTGAAACCGGCCCTGTGGAAGCTCCTGAAGATCCACGTGCACTCCGCCGCCAACCTCGACAGCCTCGAGGCGCCGTTCATCGTCTTCAGCAACCACGCGTCGCACCTCGACGCCCCCCTCATCCTCTGCTCGTTGCCCAGCCGGCTCGGTCGCTTCGTCGCGACCGGCGCGGCGGGCGACTTCTTCTATGACAAGTGGTGGAAGTCCGCGCCGATGTCACTGTTCATGAACGGCTTCCCGATCGACCGCGGCAAGGGCGGCCGCGGGCAGCGCGGGCTGTCGGCCAAGCTGCTCGACGACGGCGTCCCGCTGCTCCTGTTCCCCGAGGGCACGCGCTCCAGGGACGGGGCGATGGGGCCGTACAAGCCGGGCGTGGCGTCGCTGTGCATTTCGCGGGGCGTTCCGGCGCTGCCCGTCGCGCTCGTCGGAGCCTTCGAGGCGTGGCCGTCGAAACAGAAGCATCTGCCCAAGGGTCGGCCCGAGGTACACGTCGTGTTCGGGCGTCCGATGACCCCCTTCCCCGGCGAGATCGCGCACGAGTTCAACGAGCGCATGCGCCGCCAGGTCATCGAACTACACGACACCACGGCTCGCGCCTATGGGATGAAGACCCTGGCCGAGTACGCCCACACCCAAGCCCTCGAACGGGCACAGAAATCCGAGATAGCCGCCTTGGTCGATGACGCCAAGCAACGCGCGGACAAGCAGGAGGAACGATGA